In Streptomyces canus, one DNA window encodes the following:
- a CDS encoding MerR family transcriptional regulator gives MRLAELSEHSGVSTATIKYYLREGLLPPGRQINATTAEYDEEHLRRLRLVRAMIQVGRVPVAKVREVLGHVDDDSLGRSIRLGAALWALPQVPEPDEDDEYVRAAHQEVTALLDRLDWENAKQLTTISPAYRSLVVAVAAFRRLGYAWGAEQLAPYAELMHRTAVLDLDNLETHPSEAEWIEFAILGAILNEPLLQSLHRLAQEEESTRRYGFA, from the coding sequence ATGCGGCTGGCCGAACTCAGCGAGCACAGCGGTGTGTCCACCGCGACGATCAAGTACTACCTGCGCGAAGGGCTGTTGCCGCCGGGCCGCCAGATCAACGCCACGACGGCCGAGTACGACGAGGAGCATCTACGTCGGCTGCGGCTGGTGCGCGCGATGATCCAGGTGGGCCGAGTGCCGGTGGCGAAGGTGCGCGAGGTCCTCGGACACGTGGACGACGACTCCCTGGGCCGCTCGATCCGTCTCGGCGCGGCGCTGTGGGCCCTGCCGCAGGTGCCCGAGCCGGACGAGGACGACGAGTACGTCCGGGCCGCGCACCAGGAGGTCACCGCACTCCTGGACCGGCTCGACTGGGAGAACGCCAAGCAGCTGACGACCATCTCCCCCGCGTACCGCTCGCTGGTGGTGGCGGTGGCCGCGTTCCGCCGGCTCGGCTACGCGTGGGGAGCCGAACAGCTCGCGCCGTACGCCGAGTTGATGCACCGGACAGCCGTCCTCGACCTGGACAACCTGGAGACGCACCCGTCGGAGGCGGAGTGGATCGAGTTCGCGATCCTGGGCGCGATCCTCAACGAGCCGCTGCTGCAGTCGCTGCACCGGCTGGCCCAGGAGGAGGAGTCGACGCGGCGCTACGGCTTCGCATGA